The sequence below is a genomic window from Maylandia zebra isolate NMK-2024a linkage group LG18, Mzebra_GT3a, whole genome shotgun sequence.
cATTTTCCTTGAATTAACAAAAAATGGATATTTTATATTTGCAGGACAGTCTAGGTAATGAACTACCTTTTCAGGAACTACTTTTCCTGTAATTTATCACATATACTCACTGGCAAAGCTGTAAGCTTTGTGGATGCTGACTCATCCGGCCCCATTGAAAGGTTTCTTTGGAGGCATGGAAACGAGATATGGCATCCCTGATTTCATTGTGAAAGCTTCTAGTCAACTCTGTAGTGTGCATACACCGcagcaaacaaaccaaaccACTCCATATATTGTAACAGGAGCTCAACTGTCATTAAAAAAGGAATGTTACTTCTaatctctgcacccttttcttAAGGTTAATTTTATCTCTTTTCGCCTTAACCTCTCAACATGCATCTGAGGTGAACTTCACGATGCCAGAGGTTGCCACAAGGTCATCCTAACAATCACATACTCCCCCTGAAGGGGTCCTGTGGGGCTCTTTTCCATCTTTGAGCGATTCATCACATTCTCAGTCAGCTGCTCAGCGCTGCTGCCGCCTCTTCCGGTGCTGCCGGCGTCCCATATCTTGAAAAGGTCCTACAGGAGGGTCTGGTGTCACCAGGCCATCCGTCATCCTCTGGTAGACCAGCGTGGAGTCAGCTGCTActgcacacagcagcacaggaaAGCCCCTGTCCAGGACGTGTCGTATGCTGCATagcagagaaggaagaagcCGTAAGATTCAGAGGTTTGGCAGGGTAACCTGTGAGGGTAAAAGTGTGGGAGCTTGACCAGTGTCTTAACACCTTTTGTGAGTCACAGACTGGTGAGCGGGCAGGGGGAGGATCGTCAGAGTGGGCGCTCCTTCCTTCTCCCTTGCTTCCAGCAAAaccacctgcagctcagaaCTCTTCACGCAGGACACCTCCTTCCAGCGCCGCACTGCAGAGAGCAAGAAGctcagtgtgagtgtgagccTAAGTTATGACATCAGGTTTTTCTTCCTGTAAGAAAGGAATTAGAGCTGGGAGATGTAAGGAGTCCAGGATACGCTACACAGGGAATCTCAAACTGACTCCCGTGTTTCAGAACCCTGCCAAACTCACCCTCAGTAAGATCCATGTATACAAGAAAAGCTGCATGCACCTGAGCGCTGTCCTCAATCTGCAGGTCCTTCATCTGCTggtactgacacacacacacacacacacagattactCACAGTACGTTCCTGGCAGACTCcctgcctgcacacacagagctgctcTCACACTCACCGCGGGATGCTGCAGGATCCAGTTCGGAGGAGGACGTTTCTCTCCGCCTGACGCTCCCGACATGTTCGTTACTAAACAAAGCTGCAAGCGATCACCGGCTCAGTTACCACTACATGACGCCATGCTGTTGTAACGGCACGCTCTCACCCAGTGCGACTGTTAAAATCGTCCGTGCGGAAACGTTTTTGTTGTCCGTGCAAAACACGTACGCAGACAGGAGACCGCTCTCCTTTCTATGGGGCGccgtttgtaaagtgaaacatgctgaaattaacggcaacatttttccacatttagctcaaaacaagtcattttttacaacatttagtaaaccGGAGGTTTTcgggaagcttttattttggtatttccgtTGATCCGTACAATAAATTTGCATATTAGCctaaacatttagatttaacatttaacatttagatttaaatataatatttagatttaacatttagatttaatatttaacatttagatttaatatttaacatttgatgaaaagttacaaatattttactaaatgttgtaaaaaattactcgaaaaaacatgtttttgtaaggttttgagctaaatgtggaaaaaatgttgccgttaatttcagcatgtttcactttacaaacgCACCCCATACCTTTCGGGGTCTGTATTCAAGTCGGTCATTTCTATTCATCATGCTAGTCCTAAAATTAACTTATAGGTAAATACTGGGCAAAAGTTTTGAGCCACACAtcctttctttgtattttgcttccGAGGAGACTgacatttctgttattttgaaaGTGGTCCTAACAAGACTTCCCCAGACTCTCTGAAAAAATTAgcagttttaatttaattttatgtatgtatgcaaaatataaaaagatgAGTGGTGACTCGGGACTTTTGCTCAGTACTCACTAGTTCCTGCATCGTTATAATTACTTTACGTATTACTGACATCTAATAAACTGACTTCCACCAACCGATCTTatagaaagaaagaataaaaactgCACTTACAGCTGCCAGATGACTTTATTCATTTTAGCGAGACATTATCTCAtcgaaaaataataaacagtaACATTAATGGTGATATTAAATCTGCAGACTCGCAAAGCCTGGTGATCTTTAAATGACCTGGAGCCTCTTATCCACACACTAACAGAGACATTACGATAATTCTGCTTAATGTGGTTGATTCCGTAACCAGAGTCTTTATTCAGTCTTTGATCACTTTTTCATTGAAtcatattttgtcatttttggttTCGCAATCAGAGCCCATGCATCGCTCCCGTGTCACTTGCTCTCTCTTCACCCTTTCCTCTTATACACAATAAATTCTCCTGAAACCAAGAACCTGTGCTTAAAAATAGATTTACTGTATTCCGGTGTTTAATGTCAGTTGTGTGTCCAGTTCACAGTTTACAGTTCTACGAATACTTcaccttaaaaacaaaaatccaacaACATTTATTGACATCATTTAAGGCTGGGGAAACTGGAAAGCCACTTATTCGCCTGAAATCTGAAACCAGTCTTAGACCAAAGGGAGAGGATGTCATCCATAGCATTAATGCTACACTGACAGCTGCGAATGGCAAGTGTGACATTTGAAAATCTCATAAATGTGAGCACACATTTTATCCGTAATAGTAAAAATGCCCACAAGATTTCTGGATTTCTGATAAAACTGGTACCAGTTGGAAGTTTTTTTGACAGTTTGAAACTGGGTGCTGATGAGTTAAGTTCCAGAGGAGCACAGCAGACAGACCTGGCTAAGAGAGCTCAATCACTGGCTGGAAGGTGAAGCTTGAGAAGTTCTCGTGCATATTGTCATACTGGAAAGTCCGGCCTTCTGGTAGGTAGTGAAGAGCATATGAATCTGAGAAATGCAGATTCATAGTATAAGGCTCTTTTGGGATAATTCTGTTCTGATCATTTGTGCGCTGGAAAAgccattaaaatatgtttttaaaaatgtatttgcttGCTCACATTTTTCACAGTCCTCCTCTCAGCTGCAGGCTGTGGCTATAGACATTCAGACGGTGACTGTGACTATAGCTGAGGTCGTCTGCTTCCTCTGACACTGCAACATCTGGAAGCACGTGCAGACTTAAACTGTGCACTGAGGACTTTCATTGTTAAAAACAGCTTCCCTATAGTCAACAGGGATGGACTTAAAATGATGATGGCTGCTGTCGCCCTCTAGGTGgtgcagcaagaactgcaatagGTGCCCCCCACCGCCCCCGCGAGCTTCTGAGGAAGTAGGATTTCGACATGTGGCTCATCATGAGTCCCAAATCCACCTCCTCTGTGATATGAACTCTGAGGATGTTTACGTGTGCCATGTTGAACTCACTGCCTGGGCTGCGGCCCCATTTAACTCTACTCATTTCCTTtcctgtgtggtgtgtgtgctttttcttCTGAGATGGAACGCTGTCTAGTCCCAGCTTCAGAtatcaataaaaataatatttgtgtACAAACCTTCCTGGAGTGTCGGTgtgaattctttttttaaaaggggacgaaaaaagaaaaaagaaaacgttTAAGAGCCATAATTATATAAACAGACCAGCTGATCCAGAGTCAAGTCAGAAGTTGTTTGAGGACTTCCTAGTAATCCTGGCTTCCACACCTCAAGACTGGCAAATCATAGTGTATGAGTTTTTCCAAAATAAAGTTTGCTTAGGAACAATATATTGTGTGTAGCCATGATTAAACATCCAGCCAAGTTTAAGTGATAAATGCCTGGAAGTGCTCCTCAGAGTTAACATGCAGGAACATATGGCAATGcagaagggtggctgtcaagaagtcattcttaaggaaggaaaaCAGGGAAAAAAGGCCGAAATATGCCAAATTGCACAATAACTGGTCTGGAAATCAGTGGGAACAGGTGCGATGGAGAGATTACTCTAAATTTACAAGTTTTGGTTGAAATCATTGTCATTGTGTATGGAGGAGGCCAGGAGAGAGCTGCAACAGTgggtgtctacagccatctgtaaaacacggtggaggctctgtcatggtttagaGCTGCATTTAGTAGTGTTGGAGATCCTGTTAatattgatggaattatgaatgcagaaaactTTTTAAGGTTGACGGTGACAGAAACTGAGAGACTATATATAATCTACATTCAACCTTTGTTAGAGCTATAACGGAAAATGAAACAACGggacctctttttttttttaactatcttTACAATAATGTACTTCACAAACTGCTTTGAGACTTACTTTGAACGCACCAAACTCTGTGTGTTCAGGTGTGACGTGTCCTCTGCTGCAAAAGTGCTGAGAGCATTGTACATAATGGAGTCAGTAACATGGCCCAACCTATATTTGTGTGGGGCTCTAATTATGGGATACTGATAATATATAGCATCATAGTTTCCTTTCGTGTTATGTAAAGATCTACTTATAGGGAGAGAAGTATCTTTATTAAAACATGAATTCCAAGtctattattttctgttttatttaatctggTGTGATAACTGTAGTAATGACAGTCAGTTTGTTTTATTAGATAAAGGCAAGAAACATAGCTGTTATAGATGCTGTGTTATAGAAGTCtattataattatattataaatataaaatcagCAGTTAAAGGAAGCAGATGTTTTTGCGTGGCGGCGACACTATGAAAATGCATTATTGGAGTGAACTATGCCAATTCAAGAGAAAAAGCTCTCTTGGAGACAAGAAGGAGTCCTTGATCATATACTACAACTCCTCTCCTCACAGTAACACCACATTTAATACCACGTTCAAATGCCATGTTAGCTAGAGCACTGAGTCACGGGAGGTACACTGCTTTGCTTAAAGCCACCTGAACTGTGACCTTTAATTGAGGTTTCTGCTCACTGAAATAGTTGACATTTCATAAAGTATGACATGCTCTTTGAAAACCTTCAGGGAAATACTACAGTCATACTGCTATTAACCTATGATTAGCATGCCTATTAGCATATTAAGCTATGTTTTTAAGTGTAGTTGAAAGTAGCTTTAGCATCATAGTTTTTGAGAAGTTATTGCTACATTTGAGTTGTGTTGTAGTTCATTTATAGCATAAAGATAAATGTTTAACAAATCTGCTGATTAACCTGGAAAAAAACATATTCTGTAACAACAAATGTGCTTGAGTTTGTATACAATACATGGACTGTATGTAGGTATGCGTATGTAGATGGAGTTATGATATATTCAaagtgagcatcagaatggggaggATGGTTGCTGGTGCTGGAcggtctgagtatttcacaaactgctaaTCTACTGGGATTTCCCCCACACAACCGTCTCTATGGtttacagagaagaagaaaatatccagtgagctgcaGTTTGCTGATGCTAGAGGTCGGAATAGAATGGCTTTAAGCTGATAAGAAGGTAACAGTAACTCAAACAAGCACTTATTAAAGTCTGTGAGAGACCATctctgaaccttgaagcagatgggccacagcagcagaagaccacagcaGTTGTCACTCCTGTCAGCCGAGAACAAAATGAGGCTGCAAAttacacaggctcaccaaaattggataaaaattagaaaaatattCTGTTGTATGTTGAGTGTCAATTTGTGCTGTGACATTTGGATGGTAGCTTTTGGcataagaaacacaaaagcatgGATGCATCACATCTTGTATCAACAACTCAGGCTggtgatattttcttggcatacTTTGGGGTACAAACTGAGCCTTGTATGAACACCAAAGCCTACTTGCCAAAATCCATTCCTTTATGGCCACAGTCTTTCCATCTTCTGCCGGAACACAATGTCATAAATACTCTCAAACTTGTTTCTTGAACAATCTTGAGttgagttcactgcactcaaataTCCTCCACAGTTAACAGATCTCAATCCattagagcacctttgggatgtggtgaacCAGGAGATTTTCATCACGGAtatgcagccaacaaatctgcagctcagttctattcaattcaattcaattcatatAGCACTAAATCACAGCAGAGGTCATTTCAAGGTGCattacattgtaaggtaaagatcctacaataatacagagaaaaccccaacaatcaagcCACCATCTCTGGAcgagcacttggcaacagtgggaaggaaaaactctcttaacagaaagaaactgcCAGCAGAACCAAGCTGGGAGAGGGGCAGGCATCTGTCCCAAACAGCTTGggatgaggggaggaagactatatggaccaaaatctacAGGGAAGGTTTCCAACACCTTGTTGAATCCATGCTACAAATAATTAAGGGCGAATGAATGAAAAGGAGATTTGCAAAGTGCACCTATTAAAGTGGGTAGTGAGCCTGTTTATCCCTAAAGGGAGGGTTGCTCATAATATCATTTTAGTGTGAAAGGCATTAACTTAGTTAGTTGGATACTagttaaaatataatattttaaatctttttaggCGAGTTAATAATACCCTAAATGGTCCGCAGAACAAAGCACATTAGGACCATAATTCATGTAACATATTTACTATCAACAACGAATAATTAGGAAGCTGATTTAGATCTCAAATAATGGCAAACTACTGGTCATACAGAATAAGCGCTATATAATACAGCCAATGGGCTACTAATAATTCACACTAACtaatccaccagtgtgtgaatgtgagtgaatgaatagtggaattgtaaagcgctttgagggtctcgaaaagcactatataaatgcaatccattattattattattattaatactaaTAATATGCAATAGCTAACAGTTATCACTTGTAGCATACAATACAGTATTGCTAAGTTATTTATATAATTTACACCGTCTTCATTagacagatgaaaaaaaaatgcacaaataaaAGATGAActtaatttttatttcttaaaaatAGCACAGGTCAAGCAAACATTGGAAACATTTAATATTAGTACTGTTCCATATCACAAAATGAGTTATGAAAAGAATAATTAAACCACACAAACCATATAAGTTTTTCGATATGTAATAAATTAATCAGCATAACATAAGAAACAAAACCATGCTTTGTACTTCTGTGTCGCACAGGAAATATTGAAACTCCAATGCCGAAAATTTAAGACACCTGAGAATATAAATATCAAAACAGCTTGCTGCAGCAATTATTTAGTTCCACGGTTCCTCCACATCTAAAGCTTTGATAAgaggactttttaaaaaattacattaatgtaaaaattagcatcaatttaaaaaaaaaaaaaaaagaacatccaTTTCTGTACAATGTGCATATCTGAGATAGTGTGgtgacaagaaaaaaagaaaatgccttTTTGCCCCCAGCTCTTGGTGAGGCGGCGCAGCAAAAATTAAATCCGAAATGGACTCAACTCCAAGCCACATTCAGTGATGTGAGCAAACAGATTTTGGATTGAACATATTCAATCATCATTCTCAGTGAAATGACAGTCTGCAAAtatttttactttgtatttaatTGCCCCCTTTTTCAACTTCTGCTCCAGCGAGTAGTGAAGTTTAACCCTTTGTAGATCTGAGCTTTAATGACTATGGAGATTAAACTGCTACTGTCTATTCACAACAACAGGTCACtgaggaaaagaagaagcagctacACAGGTAGTAAAGGTGTTGCATATTGAGTCAGTAAGGACGAGGGTACGTAACAGGCCATCTGGCTGATAAAAACAACTCTTTTCTTAAAAATCCAAGGCTCGATGGTTTTATAGGAATTTCTGAAAGACTGGTTGGATGGATTTTACACAgacactgcagaaaaaaaaacaactgttttgACTGTGAGGTATGTTCTTCTTGTGACAATATAGCTTGAGAGTCTATATCAGACGCGTTTGCTCTTCTGATAAACAGTCCACTCGTTCAAGGTCACTGCCAGCAGCAACCGAAAACTTTCAAAAGCTCGGCATTCACTTCAAAGAAAACAGCTCCAATTAAAATGAAATCGACGGGAAAACGAAGACGGCGTGACACGAATCAGCGAGACAATCGCGCCGATCTTAATGTGGAGGAAAGCGAAACAGATCTGGGGAAGCCAATCCCATCTAGACACATTACACAACAAAAGAGAtggcctggatgactgagaaaacacaaaaataaggaaaggaaaaggcagggttttttttgttttgtttttttaaaaaccactgGTTATCAACACAAAGTTCCACAGTGCCCACTTGGAGTAACACAGTAACAGTGCAAGCCATTACACTATCCAGCAAAATATACCtgtgagaaaaaagtgcttATTGCATAATGAGTTTCTGTTATGCGCCTGCAAGAGGGCACACATACCTATACAATGATCCAACTGTAAACATGGTGCAAAGTAGTTATGACATAGTTTAAGGCTTTCAAAGTTTCCTGAAGAAGTGTTCACTGAGTTAAAGGAATATGTCCATAAGCGGGACAAA
It includes:
- the tsen15 gene encoding tRNA-splicing endonuclease subunit Sen15 → MSGASGGEKRPPPNWILQHPAYQQMKDLQIEDSAQVHAAFLVYMDLTEVRRWKEVSCVKSSELQVVLLEAREKEGAPTLTILPLPAHQSVTHKSIRHVLDRGFPVLLCAVAADSTLVYQRMTDGLVTPDPPVGPFQDMGRRQHRKRRQQR